In one Chitinophaga sancti genomic region, the following are encoded:
- the ltrA gene encoding group II intron reverse transcriptase/maturase, with amino-acid sequence MLEEILDIRNVQKAFKQVTANKGAGGIDGMQTDELRDYLNTNWQTLRTSILEGRYGPQAVKKVEIDKENGGGKRMLGIPTVIDRLITQSISQWLSPQYEGEFSNYSYGFRENRNAHQALYQAQTNLNDGYEWVVELDLDKFFDRVNHDRLMSLLAQKIADKRTLKLLRSYLNCGMMENGVVIERKEGTPQGSPLSPLLSNIVLNELDKELEARSHRFVRYCDDCSIYVKSEKSATRVLSTITEFIEKKLKLKVNRTKSKVSRPIESTLLGFSFYRREKGWAVRIASKSLRKIKEKMKDQTQRKAPGKVKDKIKKMEAIIVGWVNYFRIATAKSRMEELDRLVRTRLRMGIWKQWKRPSTRWKNLKMLGINVGKAYEWSNSRKGYCRIANSAILHRALNNDYFTKQGYVGFANHYYWKTTHQTKLF; translated from the coding sequence ATGCTGGAAGAAATATTAGATATCCGCAATGTACAAAAAGCCTTTAAGCAGGTAACTGCCAATAAAGGAGCGGGGGGTATAGATGGTATGCAGACCGATGAACTTCGTGACTACCTGAATACGAACTGGCAGACGTTGCGGACCAGTATTTTAGAAGGCAGGTACGGCCCCCAGGCAGTTAAGAAAGTAGAAATAGACAAGGAAAATGGCGGCGGTAAAAGAATGTTGGGAATACCTACTGTAATCGACAGGCTAATTACCCAGTCAATATCCCAATGGCTAAGCCCACAGTATGAAGGAGAGTTTTCCAATTATAGCTATGGGTTTAGAGAAAACCGGAACGCTCATCAGGCATTGTATCAGGCACAAACAAACCTGAACGACGGCTATGAATGGGTAGTGGAGTTGGACTTAGACAAGTTTTTCGATCGGGTGAACCATGACCGGCTAATGTCGCTTCTGGCCCAAAAGATAGCTGACAAGAGGACGCTGAAACTACTTCGCTCATACCTGAATTGCGGGATGATGGAAAATGGGGTTGTGATAGAACGTAAGGAAGGCACTCCTCAAGGCAGCCCTCTCTCCCCCCTGCTGAGCAACATTGTTTTAAACGAACTGGACAAAGAGTTAGAGGCAAGAAGCCACCGGTTTGTACGGTATTGCGATGACTGTAGCATCTACGTGAAAAGTGAAAAGTCAGCGACGCGCGTGCTGTCAACAATCACTGAGTTCATAGAAAAGAAGCTAAAGCTAAAAGTAAACCGTACAAAAAGTAAAGTGAGCCGTCCGATAGAGAGTACGCTTCTGGGTTTCTCTTTTTATCGAAGAGAGAAAGGGTGGGCAGTGCGCATTGCATCTAAATCGCTGAGAAAGATTAAAGAGAAGATGAAGGATCAAACGCAGCGTAAAGCCCCCGGCAAAGTGAAAGACAAGATAAAGAAGATGGAGGCCATAATAGTAGGTTGGGTGAATTACTTTCGGATAGCCACGGCCAAAAGCAGAATGGAAGAACTGGACAGGTTGGTAAGAACACGTCTAAGAATGGGAATATGGAAACAATGGAAAAGGCCATCAACACGGTGGAAAAACCTGAAAATGTTGGGAATTAATGTGGGTAAAGCTTATGAGTGGAGCAACAGTCGTAAAGGCTACTGCCGCATTGCAAACAGTGCAATACTGCACCGAGCCTTGAACAACGACTACTTTACTAAACAAGGGTATGTAGGGTTCGCCAATCACTATTACTGGAAAACAACTCACCAAACTAAGTTATTCTGA
- a CDS encoding IS5 family transposase, which translates to MRTKFTLLTDSHWKSIEKILTDKRKRKYSLRTIFNAILWICRTGSQWRNLSSDFPYWQIVYYYFNKWKKAGVLEQVMLKMVRKERIDQGRNYAPSVSAIDSQSIKKTGFVSIETGIDGGKHINGRKRHLAVDSLGLPIAISVSGANIHDSIGGFDLLWKIEKVSHRMKLIRTDKAYQGEFSDMVENYYKWKMEITQKPPTVKGFVPQKGRWQVERSFAWLNNFRRLSKDYERLPESSVAFIQVAFISILLK; encoded by the coding sequence ATGAGAACGAAGTTCACATTATTGACCGATTCGCACTGGAAAAGTATAGAAAAAATATTAACGGACAAAAGAAAGCGTAAATATAGCCTTCGAACTATCTTCAATGCTATATTATGGATTTGCAGAACAGGTAGTCAATGGCGTAATCTAAGCAGTGATTTCCCTTACTGGCAGATAGTTTATTATTATTTCAATAAATGGAAAAAAGCAGGTGTGCTGGAACAGGTGATGTTAAAAATGGTTAGAAAAGAGCGGATAGATCAGGGGCGAAATTATGCACCATCTGTCAGTGCTATCGATAGCCAAAGTATAAAGAAAACTGGATTCGTAAGTATAGAAACCGGGATCGATGGCGGTAAGCATATCAATGGTCGAAAAAGGCATCTTGCTGTTGATAGCTTAGGATTACCAATTGCGATAAGTGTCAGCGGCGCAAATATTCATGACTCAATTGGCGGTTTTGATTTGCTGTGGAAAATTGAAAAGGTTAGTCATAGGATGAAACTGATTCGTACAGATAAAGCATACCAGGGAGAGTTTAGCGATATGGTTGAGAATTATTACAAATGGAAGATGGAAATAACTCAGAAACCGCCGACAGTAAAGGGTTTTGTGCCACAGAAAGGTAGATGGCAGGTTGAACGATCATTCGCTTGGCTCAATAACTTCAGAAGATTGTCGAAGGATTATGAAAGGCTACCTGAATCATCTGTGGCTTTCATCCAGGTAGCATTCATTAGTATACTTCTAAAATAA
- the ltrA gene encoding group II intron reverse transcriptase/maturase, with translation MLEEILDIRNVQKAFKQVTANKGAGGIDGMQTDELRDYLNTNWQTLRTSILEGTYGPQAVKKVEIDKENGGGKRMLGIPTVIDRLITQSISQWLSPQYEGEFSNYSYGFRENRNAHQALYQAQTNLNDGYEWVVELDLDKFFDRVNHDRLMSLLAQKIADKRTLKLLRSYLNCGMMENGVVIARKEGTPQGSPLSPLMSNIVLNELDKELEARSHRFVRYCDDCSIYVKSEKSATRVLSTITEFIEKKLKQKVNRTKSKVSRPIESTLLGFSFYRREKGWAVRIASKSLKKIKEKMKDQTQRKAPGKVKDKIKKMESIIVGWVNYFRIATAKSRMEELDRLVRTRLRMGIWKQWKRPSTRWKNLKRLGINVGKAYEWSNSRKGYCRIANSAILHRALNNGYFTKQGYVGFANHYYWKTIHQTKLF, from the coding sequence ATGCTGGAAGAAATATTAGATATCCGCAATGTACAAAAAGCCTTTAAGCAGGTAACTGCCAATAAAGGAGCGGGCGGTATAGATGGTATGCAGACCGATGAACTTCGTGACTACCTGAATACGAACTGGCAGACGTTGCGGACCAGTATTTTAGAAGGCACATACGGCCCCCAGGCAGTTAAGAAAGTAGAAATAGACAAGGAAAATGGCGGCGGTAAAAGAATGTTGGGAATACCTACTGTAATCGACAGGCTAATTACCCAGTCAATATCCCAATGGCTAAGCCCACAGTATGAAGGGGAGTTTTCCAATTATAGCTATGGGTTTAGAGAAAACCGGAACGCTCATCAGGCATTGTATCAGGCACAAACAAACCTGAACGACGGCTATGAATGGGTAGTGGAGTTGGACTTAGACAAGTTTTTCGATCGGGTGAACCATGACCGGCTAATGTCGCTTCTGGCCCAAAAGATAGCTGACAAGAGGACACTGAAACTACTGCGCTCATACCTGAATTGCGGAATGATGGAAAATGGGGTTGTGATAGCACGTAAGGAAGGCACCCCTCAAGGCAGCCCGCTATCCCCCCTGATGAGCAACATTGTTTTAAACGAACTGGACAAAGAGTTAGAGGCAAGAAGCCACCGGTTTGTACGGTATTGCGATGACTGTAGCATCTATGTGAAAAGTGAAAAGTCAGCGACGCGCGTGCTGTCAACAATCACCGAGTTCATAGAAAAGAAGCTAAAGCAAAAAGTAAACCGTACAAAAAGTAAAGTGAGCCGTCCGATAGAGAGTACGCTTCTGGGTTTCTCTTTTTATCGAAGAGAGAAAGGGTGGGCAGTGCGCATTGCATCTAAATCGCTGAAAAAGATTAAAGAGAAGATGAAGGATCAAACGCAGCGTAAAGCCCCCGGCAAAGTGAAAGACAAGATAAAGAAGATGGAGTCCATAATAGTTGGTTGGGTGAATTACTTTCGGATAGCCACGGCCAAAAGCAGAATGGAAGAACTGGACAGGTTGGTAAGAACACGTCTAAGAATGGGAATATGGAAACAATGGAAAAGGCCATCAACACGGTGGAAAAACCTGAAAAGGTTGGGAATTAATGTGGGTAAAGCTTATGAGTGGAGCAACAGTCGTAAGGGCTACTGCCGCATTGCAAACAGTGCAATACTGCACCGAGCCTTGAACAACGGCTACTTTACTAAACAAGGGTATGTAGGGTTCGCTAATCACTATTACTGGAAAACAATTCACCAAACTAAGTTATTCTGA